The following proteins come from a genomic window of Proteiniphilum propionicum:
- a CDS encoding ROK family protein encodes MDKPYVIGIDVGGTNTVVGIVDKRGQILMNGSIKTAKHSEVENYLDELTVLINDIINETATKDQIKGIGAGTPNGNYFTGSIEFAPNLPWKGVIPFAQMLEDRIGIPVALTNDANAAAIGEMTYGAARGMKDFIVITLGTGVGSGIVVNGQLVYGHDGFAGELGHVIVRRNNGRLCGCGRSGCLEAYTSATGMARTAREYLEMRPDVPTRLRNIPPEDITSKDVFDAAIAGDNMAKEIFNFTGEMLGEAFADFVAFSSPEAIILFGGLSKAGDLIMNPIRESMEKNLLAIFRNKVKLMFSDLKESDAAVLGASALGWEVR; translated from the coding sequence ATGGATAAACCCTATGTAATAGGTATAGACGTAGGTGGTACCAACACCGTTGTCGGCATTGTAGATAAAAGGGGACAGATCTTAATGAACGGGAGTATTAAAACTGCCAAACATTCTGAGGTCGAGAACTATCTTGACGAGCTTACTGTTCTTATTAACGACATTATTAATGAGACAGCCACCAAAGACCAGATTAAGGGAATTGGGGCAGGTACTCCTAACGGCAACTATTTTACCGGGAGTATAGAGTTTGCACCCAATCTCCCATGGAAAGGAGTAATTCCTTTTGCTCAAATGCTGGAAGACAGGATAGGCATACCGGTAGCTCTTACAAATGATGCCAATGCCGCAGCTATAGGCGAAATGACCTATGGAGCTGCCCGGGGAATGAAAGATTTTATTGTGATAACTCTCGGAACCGGTGTCGGGAGCGGTATAGTGGTTAACGGACAGCTGGTTTACGGGCACGACGGTTTTGCAGGAGAGCTTGGACATGTTATCGTTCGCCGTAACAACGGCCGTCTTTGCGGTTGTGGCCGATCAGGGTGTCTCGAAGCTTACACTTCTGCCACAGGAATGGCGCGTACAGCACGTGAATATCTTGAGATGAGGCCCGATGTGCCAACCCGTCTCCGTAATATTCCACCCGAAGACATCACATCAAAAGATGTGTTTGACGCAGCAATTGCAGGTGACAATATGGCTAAAGAAATATTTAATTTCACTGGAGAGATGCTGGGCGAGGCTTTTGCCGATTTTGTGGCATTCTCCAGCCCGGAAGCGATAATTCTGTTTGGTGGACTTTCCAAAGCAGGCGACCTTATCATGAACCCTATACGTGAAAGTATGGAGAAAAACCTTCTTGCCATCTTCAGGAATAAGGTTAAATTAATGTTTTCCGATCTCAAAGAAAGCGATGCAGCCGTTCTAGGTGCCAGCGCTTTGGGTTGGGAAGTGAGATAA
- the hemW gene encoding radical SAM family heme chaperone HemW, translating to MAGIYLHIPFCKTRCIYCDFYSGTNESQKNAFLEALCREAEIRKAEVTEPVQTIYFGGGTPSRLDRKHFEQIFEILFGCFEVNPAAEITVEANPDDLTDEYISMLAQLPVNRISIGIQSFNNDELKFLSRRHSAEQAAESVKRCQQQGFANISIDLMYGLPGQTMKIWENNLKQAIGLNIEHISAYHLIYEERTRIYSLLKAGKIKPVDEDASTAMFALLIDMLISQGFIHYEISAFGKEGYFSQHNSSYWKGVKYLGLGPSAHSYDGDNRTRNIASLDRYIKGVSAGSPERDTEHLSLIEKYNEFIITGLRTMWGIDLEVLKCNFGNELHHYCIGNAQKFIDMKLLTAENHTLKLTREGIFISDGIMSDLMRV from the coding sequence GTGGCCGGTATATATCTTCATATTCCTTTTTGTAAAACGCGGTGTATATACTGCGATTTTTATTCCGGGACCAACGAATCGCAGAAGAATGCGTTTCTTGAAGCGTTGTGCAGGGAGGCAGAGATTAGAAAGGCTGAGGTTACCGAACCGGTGCAAACAATTTATTTTGGCGGTGGAACGCCATCTCGACTGGATAGGAAGCATTTTGAACAGATTTTCGAAATACTGTTCGGTTGTTTTGAAGTTAATCCGGCAGCTGAGATAACCGTTGAAGCAAATCCCGACGACCTTACGGACGAATATATAAGCATGCTAGCTCAACTTCCTGTTAACCGGATAAGTATAGGCATACAGAGTTTCAACAACGACGAGCTGAAATTCCTGAGCCGCAGGCATTCAGCCGAACAGGCCGCGGAATCGGTGAAAAGATGCCAGCAGCAGGGATTCGCCAATATAAGTATTGATCTGATGTATGGATTGCCGGGACAAACCATGAAGATCTGGGAAAATAATCTGAAACAGGCTATAGGCCTAAATATTGAGCATATATCGGCTTACCACCTTATTTACGAAGAGAGAACCCGTATCTATTCCCTGCTTAAAGCGGGAAAAATAAAACCGGTGGACGAAGATGCAAGTACAGCAATGTTTGCATTGCTTATTGACATGCTTATATCGCAAGGCTTTATTCATTATGAGATATCAGCCTTCGGCAAGGAGGGTTATTTTTCACAGCATAACTCCTCTTACTGGAAGGGTGTGAAGTACCTGGGGCTAGGGCCTTCGGCACACTCATACGATGGCGATAACCGTACACGGAACATAGCCTCTCTTGATCGCTATATCAAAGGTGTATCTGCCGGATCTCCGGAGAGGGATACAGAGCACCTGAGCTTGATTGAAAAGTACAACGAGTTTATTATCACAGGATTAAGGACTATGTGGGGCATAGATCTGGAAGTTCTCAAGTGCAATTTCGGCAATGAGCTCCATCACTACTGTATAGGAAATGCACAAAAGTTTATCGACATGAAACTGCTTACAGCAGAAAATCACACCCTGAAGCTTACTCGCGAAGGCATTTTCATCTCTGACGGCATCATGAGTGACCTGATGAGGGTTTAG
- a CDS encoding formate--tetrahydrofolate ligase — protein sequence MKTDIQIARETPLKRIKDVAENIGIPRDEVINFGRHMAKVPVSLINQQKIDESNLILVTAITPTKAGVGKTTVSIGLALGLNKIGKKAIVALREPSLGPVFGMKGGAAGGGFAQVLPMENINLHFTGDFHAVTTAHNTISALLDNYIYRVLDSGNEIRDALWKRVLDVNDRSLRYIVTGLGPGNGVPMESGFDITAASELMAILCLAEDEDDLRRRIENILLGYKRSGEPFTVKDLGVAGAITVLMKDAINPNLVQTTENTAAFVHGGPFANIAHGCNSVLATKMAMSYGDYVITEAGFGADLGAEKFFNIKCRKSGLRPKLTVIVVTAQGLKMHGGTPEKMIKEPDMAGLKKGLENLEKHLCNLDSFGQSVVVAFNKYAFDTPSEIDTVQKFCEERGVPFAVNEAFTNGGAGAVDLANTVVDAIENRPSKELRFTYDEDDDIETKLTKVATLIYGARDVVLGEKALKKLKLIQGTPLEKMPVCVAKTQYSFSADPRWYGVAKDFRFKINDLVINQGSEFIVAIAGEMMRMPGLPADPQAKRIDIINGEVEGLS from the coding sequence ATGAAAACTGATATTCAAATTGCAAGAGAAACACCACTGAAAAGAATTAAAGATGTAGCCGAAAATATCGGGATACCTCGCGATGAGGTAATCAACTTTGGGAGACATATGGCAAAAGTGCCCGTAAGCCTTATCAATCAACAGAAGATAGATGAAAGCAACCTTATTCTTGTGACAGCCATCACCCCCACAAAAGCGGGTGTCGGAAAAACAACAGTATCCATAGGACTTGCACTGGGATTGAACAAGATTGGAAAAAAGGCGATCGTTGCATTGCGGGAACCATCGCTGGGGCCGGTTTTTGGAATGAAGGGCGGTGCTGCCGGAGGCGGTTTTGCACAGGTACTGCCAATGGAGAACATCAACCTTCACTTCACAGGAGATTTTCATGCCGTTACCACAGCACATAATACCATCTCGGCACTGTTGGATAACTATATATACCGGGTACTCGACAGTGGTAATGAGATCAGGGATGCACTTTGGAAGCGTGTACTGGATGTGAACGACCGCAGCCTTAGATATATTGTTACCGGATTGGGGCCGGGTAATGGTGTACCAATGGAATCGGGGTTTGATATAACAGCTGCTTCTGAACTGATGGCTATCCTTTGTCTTGCTGAAGATGAGGACGACCTGCGACGGCGTATAGAAAATATACTGTTGGGATATAAAAGGAGTGGAGAGCCTTTTACAGTGAAAGATCTGGGAGTGGCCGGAGCCATCACCGTGCTGATGAAAGACGCCATAAACCCCAACCTGGTGCAGACCACTGAAAATACAGCCGCTTTCGTTCACGGAGGGCCATTTGCCAATATAGCTCATGGTTGCAATTCGGTTCTGGCAACAAAAATGGCAATGTCGTATGGCGACTACGTTATTACAGAGGCAGGTTTTGGAGCAGACCTGGGAGCAGAGAAATTTTTTAATATTAAATGCCGTAAGAGTGGGCTGCGTCCCAAGCTGACTGTTATTGTGGTAACGGCGCAGGGACTGAAGATGCATGGCGGCACACCTGAGAAAATGATTAAAGAACCCGATATGGCGGGACTGAAAAAGGGACTTGAGAATCTGGAAAAACATCTCTGCAACCTTGACAGTTTCGGACAGTCGGTCGTAGTGGCATTTAACAAATATGCTTTCGACACTCCCAGTGAAATTGATACTGTGCAGAAATTCTGTGAAGAGAGAGGTGTGCCGTTTGCAGTTAATGAGGCGTTTACCAATGGTGGCGCCGGAGCCGTTGATCTGGCGAACACTGTGGTCGATGCTATCGAGAACAGGCCATCGAAAGAACTAAGGTTTACCTATGATGAAGATGATGATATTGAGACCAAACTTACAAAAGTGGCTACACTGATTTATGGAGCACGTGATGTTGTCCTTGGTGAGAAGGCTCTTAAAAAACTGAAACTTATACAAGGAACACCACTTGAAAAAATGCCTGTATGTGTGGCCAAGACTCAATACTCTTTCTCTGCAGACCCGCGATGGTATGGCGTGGCGAAGGATTTCAGGTTCAAAATTAATGATCTGGTAATAAATCAGGGTTCGGAGTTTATTGTAGCCATTGCAGGAGAGATGATGCGCATGCCCGGCCTTCCTGCAGACCCGCAGGCAAAACGTATTGACATAATCAACGGAGAGGTCGAGGGGTTGAGTTAA
- a CDS encoding glycerophosphodiester phosphodiesterase: MKLNSLILTLLLSFTALTAVQAQQIIAHRGYWKTDGSAQNSITALMKADSIRVYGSEVDFWISSDGVPVVNHDATVTLNNEKMIIQDTPLATLRQVKLSNGEILPTVEEYLDAFAECKHTKLIIEFKTHRLKEREDLLAQKVIEMVRKRGLQDRVEYISFGINFVQQVRRLEPQAHVYYLNGDISPDVLHTMGLNGLDYHYNILYKRPQWVKAAHDMGQKVNVWTVNKPEDIQKVIDLKVDFITTDEPLLVREILQKQ, translated from the coding sequence ATGAAACTAAATTCACTTATTTTGACACTGCTGCTGTCGTTTACTGCTTTGACAGCAGTACAGGCTCAACAGATCATCGCGCACCGAGGATACTGGAAAACAGACGGGTCCGCGCAAAACTCCATTACTGCACTGATGAAGGCCGATTCAATTCGTGTTTACGGATCAGAAGTGGATTTCTGGATCTCTTCTGATGGTGTACCGGTAGTGAATCACGATGCCACAGTTACCCTGAACAATGAAAAAATGATTATACAGGATACGCCTTTGGCCACATTGAGGCAGGTGAAGCTCTCCAACGGCGAGATACTGCCAACGGTTGAAGAGTACCTCGATGCATTCGCAGAATGCAAGCATACAAAATTAATAATTGAGTTTAAAACGCACAGATTAAAAGAGAGGGAAGACCTTTTGGCACAGAAAGTGATTGAGATGGTACGTAAACGTGGATTACAGGACAGAGTTGAATATATCTCGTTCGGAATAAATTTTGTTCAACAGGTAAGGAGGCTTGAACCTCAGGCTCATGTTTATTACCTCAACGGCGATATCTCTCCCGATGTGCTCCACACGATGGGTTTAAACGGATTAGATTATCACTATAATATACTGTATAAACGTCCCCAGTGGGTGAAGGCAGCTCATGACATGGGTCAAAAAGTGAACGTGTGGACCGTGAACAAACCGGAAGACATACAGAAGGTCATAGATCTGAAAGTTGATTTTATAACGACGGATGAACCGTTGCTGGTGCGTGAAATTTTACAAAAGCAATGA
- a CDS encoding metallophosphoesterase family protein — translation MIRSRYDQIRGIFFINVVTLLLFAFNTPLIAQKVRIGVISDLHYSHPSLIVERGKALDDYLNGDRKMILESDAILKQAVQYLLSENPDIVLIPGDLTKDGELASHLGVAELLSPLREKGIKVLVVPGNHDINNPNAVSFRGDTVSKEATISADDFAAIYKDYGYGRAVSRDEHSLSYVSEPVNGLRVLCIDACRYYDNRFIAKGDEDDYCITHGAIKPETMAWLRTEMQVAQLLGKQVLVMIHHNVVEHFAHQGYFAAPYMVDNFKDVQKKFIEYGINILFTGHFHSSDISMVESPDGNILYEVETGSVVTYPCPYRIVEKNGDSLHIETKHIEGINYPLPDGTDFKSHALMSVERGLREVLTGFVNEYHHSFAGYLPGWTRSFITIPDATALTGMIMSNLSEPGIEMILAHYCGNEDQLEDAAEKEEEMLNGLNDFISAFAKESAGRLAGITERFIQRSQVVRNAKETISSIWNDNVEGQNGERQNYKYGKADDLQLTIKLKPATEGLTKEYSPCSSSDNIFKNKKR, via the coding sequence ATGATAAGATCACGCTATGATCAGATACGCGGTATTTTTTTCATAAATGTTGTTACATTACTCCTTTTTGCATTCAACACTCCTTTAATCGCACAAAAAGTAAGAATTGGAGTTATTTCCGACCTGCACTACAGCCATCCGTCACTGATTGTTGAAAGGGGAAAAGCTCTGGATGACTATCTCAACGGAGACAGGAAAATGATTCTTGAGAGTGATGCCATACTTAAGCAGGCTGTGCAATATCTTCTGTCAGAAAACCCCGATATTGTTCTTATACCGGGAGATTTGACAAAGGATGGGGAACTGGCAAGCCACCTCGGGGTGGCAGAGCTGCTCAGTCCCTTACGTGAAAAAGGGATAAAGGTGCTGGTCGTTCCAGGAAATCATGATATAAACAACCCCAACGCTGTAAGTTTTCGTGGCGATACAGTCAGCAAGGAAGCGACAATCTCGGCTGATGATTTTGCAGCAATTTATAAAGATTATGGTTACGGCAGAGCTGTCAGTCGCGATGAGCACTCTTTGAGCTACGTAAGTGAGCCGGTAAATGGATTAAGAGTTTTGTGCATTGACGCATGCAGGTACTACGACAACAGATTCATTGCCAAAGGTGATGAAGACGACTACTGTATTACTCACGGCGCCATTAAGCCCGAAACTATGGCATGGCTGCGTACCGAGATGCAGGTCGCTCAATTACTTGGTAAGCAGGTGCTTGTAATGATACATCACAATGTTGTGGAACACTTTGCACATCAGGGATACTTTGCTGCGCCCTATATGGTGGATAACTTCAAAGATGTGCAGAAGAAATTTATTGAATATGGAATAAACATATTGTTCACGGGACACTTTCACTCATCAGATATTTCAATGGTTGAAAGTCCCGACGGCAACATTTTGTACGAAGTGGAAACCGGATCTGTAGTTACATATCCTTGTCCCTACAGGATTGTAGAGAAGAATGGGGACTCGCTTCATATTGAAACAAAACATATTGAAGGGATTAACTATCCTCTTCCCGATGGAACAGATTTTAAGTCTCATGCCCTTATGTCGGTTGAGCGCGGGCTCAGAGAGGTGTTAACCGGGTTTGTAAACGAATATCACCACTCTTTTGCCGGTTATCTGCCGGGGTGGACAAGATCATTCATTACCATCCCCGATGCAACGGCATTGACCGGTATGATAATGTCTAACCTGTCTGAACCGGGGATTGAGATGATTCTTGCACATTACTGCGGCAACGAAGATCAGCTGGAAGATGCAGCAGAGAAGGAGGAGGAAATGCTTAACGGGCTTAATGATTTTATATCTGCTTTTGCAAAGGAATCGGCTGGCAGACTCGCCGGAATAACGGAGAGGTTTATTCAACGCTCACAGGTTGTAAGAAATGCAAAAGAGACCATCTCAAGTATCTGGAACGATAATGTTGAAGGCCAAAACGGGGAAAGGCAAAATTACAAATACGGAAAAGCTGATGACCTTCAGCTGACAATAAAACTTAAACCCGCGACCGAAGGCCTTACAAAAGAATATTCACCCTGCTCTTCTTCAGATAATATTTTCAAGAATAAAAAGAGATAA
- a CDS encoding tryptophanase: MNEIKFYFGENIPLELHKVRVVQKLHLVPIERRLEALKEGGFNTFRLSTKDVFLDMLTDSGTNAMSDNQMGAMMQADDAYAGSQSFFRLQKAVEEVLGKKYYLPVHQGRAAENILSNAYVRKGSLVPMNYHFTTAMAHITQYGGKIAELLYDEAYVINSSHPFKGNMNIEKLEDVIKVHGAKNIPFIRMEASTNLIGGQPFSVQNLRDVRAIADKYDIRLVLDASLLGENAYLVIQREEEFKDSSMGEVIQIMTGLADIVYFSARKLSSSRGGGICTNNSDIYRELEALVPLFEGFLTYGGISVREIEAMAVGLYETLDETMISQSPDFIAYLVNALDAHGVPVVKPAGVLGAHVDAMKVCEHIPQKEYPAGALAAALFLISGIRGMERGTISNQRDEYGNETYADMELLRLAVPRRVFTLSQIKYVEDRMKWLYENRSLIGGLRFVYEPPVLRFFMGGLEPVNDWPQKLIAKFKEDFGESL, translated from the coding sequence ATGAACGAGATTAAATTTTATTTTGGGGAGAACATCCCTTTGGAACTACACAAGGTGCGAGTGGTGCAAAAGTTACATCTGGTGCCTATTGAAAGGAGACTGGAAGCCTTAAAGGAAGGGGGATTCAACACTTTCAGGCTAAGCACAAAAGATGTATTCCTTGACATGCTTACAGACAGCGGCACCAACGCCATGAGTGACAACCAGATGGGGGCAATGATGCAGGCCGATGATGCTTATGCAGGTTCTCAGAGTTTTTTCCGGCTGCAAAAAGCAGTGGAGGAGGTATTGGGTAAAAAATATTATCTGCCGGTACATCAGGGACGTGCCGCCGAAAATATTCTATCCAACGCCTACGTGAGAAAAGGCAGTCTGGTACCTATGAACTACCATTTTACCACCGCCATGGCACACATCACCCAGTATGGAGGAAAGATTGCAGAGTTATTGTATGACGAAGCCTATGTGATCAACTCTTCTCACCCTTTTAAAGGGAATATGAATATTGAAAAACTGGAAGATGTGATCAAGGTGCACGGTGCCAAGAATATCCCGTTTATCAGAATGGAAGCATCCACCAACCTTATTGGGGGACAACCCTTTTCGGTACAGAACCTGAGGGATGTAAGGGCTATTGCAGACAAATACGACATCAGGCTTGTTCTCGATGCAAGCCTGCTTGGCGAGAATGCTTACCTGGTAATCCAACGTGAAGAAGAGTTTAAAGATAGTTCTATGGGTGAAGTGATACAGATTATGACCGGCCTGGCAGATATTGTATATTTCTCGGCCCGTAAGCTGAGTTCTTCCCGTGGAGGAGGAATCTGTACAAATAACTCCGATATATACCGTGAACTGGAAGCACTTGTACCCCTATTCGAGGGATTTCTTACCTACGGAGGTATATCGGTACGTGAAATAGAGGCGATGGCTGTAGGATTATACGAGACACTCGACGAAACGATGATTAGTCAAAGTCCCGACTTTATCGCCTACTTGGTGAATGCGCTCGATGCACACGGAGTTCCCGTGGTGAAACCCGCCGGAGTATTGGGAGCCCACGTGGATGCGATGAAGGTGTGCGAGCATATACCGCAAAAAGAGTACCCCGCCGGTGCACTTGCTGCAGCACTGTTTCTTATTTCGGGAATTCGAGGTATGGAGCGCGGCACAATCTCAAACCAGCGGGACGAATATGGTAACGAGACATATGCCGACATGGAGCTGTTGCGACTGGCTGTTCCCCGTCGCGTATTTACCCTTTCTCAGATTAAATATGTTGAGGATCGCATGAAGTGGCTATATGAAAACAGAAGCCTGATTGGCGGCCTCCGGTTCGTGTATGAACCGCCTGTGCTTCGTTTCTTCATGGGAGGCCTTGAACCGGTTAACGACTGGCCACAGAAGCTAATCGCCAAGTTTAAAGAGGACTTCGGCGAGAGCTTGTAA
- the uvrB gene encoding excinuclease ABC subunit UvrB: protein MQFQLTSQYKPTGDQPEAIKALLEGLRQKVPYQTLLGVTGSGKTFTVANVIAQINKPTLVLSHNKTLAAQLYSEFRSFFPNNAVEYFVSYYDYYQPEAYIPSTDTYIEKDLSINDEIEKLRLAATSSLLSGRNDVIVVSSVSCLYGIGNPEDFNKITIDVRVGQSIDRDQLLRLLVNSLYSRNETADFNRGNFRVKGDTVDVFLAYHDYIVRIIFWGDEIESIEQVDPLTGVTEERLDSYRIFPANLFVTTQERIFRAVDEIQIDLGKQVEFFRSIGKPLEAKRLYERVIFDLEMIKEIGYCSGIENYSRYFDGRLPGTRPFCLLDFFPDDYLTVIDESHVTIPQIRAMYGGDHSRKMNLVEYGFRLPAAIDNRPLKFEEFEALTPEIIFVSATPADYELEKSEGIVVDQLIRPTGLLDPPIDVRPSLNQIDDLMEEIQQRVEKDERVLVTTLTKRMAEELTNYLAGNNVRCNYIHSDVETLERVKIIDDLRNGLFDVLIGVNLLREGLDLPEVSLVAVIDADKEGFLRSHRSLTQTSGRAARNVNGKVIFYADKITDSMQMTINETNRRREKQMKYNELHNITPQQIKKSQTSALSIKYTSAVETKAYVEPGYYAIAAEPGSEYASADELKIKIEQTRKAMMAAAKKLEFLEAAQLRDQLIILEGLVKSDVVRDTKSNGNSDVRIKEKKR, encoded by the coding sequence ATGCAATTCCAACTTACATCTCAATATAAACCCACCGGAGATCAGCCGGAAGCCATAAAAGCGCTGCTGGAGGGGCTGCGACAGAAGGTCCCATATCAGACACTGCTGGGTGTTACCGGGTCGGGTAAAACATTCACAGTAGCCAACGTAATTGCACAGATAAATAAACCAACGCTGGTGCTCAGTCACAACAAAACCCTGGCAGCCCAGTTGTACAGCGAGTTTAGGAGTTTTTTCCCGAATAACGCGGTGGAGTATTTCGTTTCCTATTATGATTATTACCAGCCGGAAGCATATATTCCGTCGACCGATACTTATATTGAAAAGGACCTATCAATTAACGATGAAATAGAGAAGCTCAGGCTGGCTGCCACATCATCACTCCTATCGGGAAGAAATGATGTAATAGTGGTGTCTTCAGTTTCATGCCTGTACGGAATAGGTAATCCCGAAGATTTTAATAAAATAACTATCGATGTCAGGGTAGGGCAGTCTATAGATAGAGACCAGCTGTTGCGACTGCTTGTGAACAGCCTATACTCTCGCAACGAAACAGCTGACTTTAATCGTGGAAACTTCCGGGTTAAAGGTGATACAGTTGATGTGTTTCTTGCATATCACGACTATATAGTGCGCATTATCTTCTGGGGCGACGAGATTGAGAGTATCGAGCAGGTTGACCCGCTCACCGGGGTAACCGAAGAGCGATTGGATTCGTACCGCATTTTTCCGGCAAATCTTTTTGTTACCACCCAGGAGCGTATCTTCAGAGCGGTTGATGAGATACAGATAGATCTTGGCAAGCAAGTTGAATTTTTCAGGTCGATAGGAAAGCCGCTGGAAGCCAAAAGGCTCTATGAAAGGGTTATCTTCGACTTGGAGATGATAAAAGAGATAGGATACTGCTCAGGAATTGAGAACTATTCACGGTATTTCGACGGACGGCTGCCGGGTACGCGCCCCTTCTGCCTGCTAGATTTTTTTCCTGATGATTATCTCACTGTTATCGATGAAAGCCATGTAACAATTCCGCAGATCCGCGCAATGTATGGGGGAGATCACTCCCGAAAGATGAACCTGGTGGAATATGGCTTCAGGTTGCCCGCAGCAATCGATAACAGGCCGCTCAAGTTCGAAGAGTTTGAAGCCCTCACACCCGAAATTATCTTCGTTAGTGCAACACCGGCCGATTACGAACTCGAAAAATCCGAAGGTATCGTTGTGGACCAGCTTATACGTCCCACCGGACTGCTCGATCCGCCCATCGATGTGAGGCCGAGCCTTAATCAGATAGACGACCTGATGGAGGAGATACAGCAACGGGTAGAGAAGGATGAGCGGGTGCTTGTGACTACTCTTACCAAACGTATGGCTGAAGAGTTGACAAACTATCTTGCCGGTAATAATGTCCGTTGTAACTATATTCACTCAGACGTGGAAACACTGGAACGGGTGAAAATTATTGATGACCTTCGAAACGGATTGTTTGATGTACTTATCGGCGTTAACCTGTTGCGTGAGGGACTCGACCTGCCCGAAGTATCGCTTGTGGCTGTTATCGATGCCGACAAGGAGGGCTTTCTGCGTTCTCACCGTTCACTCACACAGACTTCAGGAAGGGCAGCACGAAATGTTAACGGTAAAGTGATCTTCTATGCCGATAAGATTACTGACAGCATGCAGATGACCATCAATGAGACCAACCGCCGCCGCGAAAAGCAGATGAAATACAACGAATTGCACAATATTACACCTCAACAGATAAAGAAGTCCCAGACATCGGCATTGAGTATAAAATACACATCGGCAGTTGAGACGAAAGCTTACGTAGAACCAGGCTATTATGCCATAGCTGCAGAGCCCGGTAGTGAATATGCTTCAGCCGATGAACTGAAGATAAAGATTGAACAGACCCGTAAAGCAATGATGGCCGCAGCAAAAAAACTGGAGTTTCTTGAGGCTGCTCAGCTGAGGGACCAGCTGATCATTCTGGAAGGACTTGTTAAAAGTGATGTTGTGAGAGATACAAAAAGCAACGGGAATAGCGATGTCAGGATCAAAGAGAAAAAAAGATAA
- a CDS encoding phosphohydrolase, which yields MNLKEQLNQAVEIAISAHEGQLDTHNGQPYIGHPFRVMNAGHTLQEKIVGVLHDVVEDTSWTLEKLREEGFSDEIVDGIDAMTCRDNEEYDDYIHRVMNNPIARRVKLNDLTDNMDIRRWNEVPYHELARLQKYLKAYKQLTE from the coding sequence ATGAACCTGAAAGAACAGCTTAACCAAGCTGTCGAGATTGCGATATCAGCTCATGAAGGCCAGCTGGATACGCATAACGGACAGCCGTATATTGGACACCCTTTTCGTGTAATGAATGCAGGGCATACGCTTCAGGAGAAGATCGTGGGTGTGCTTCACGATGTGGTGGAAGACACCTCATGGACGCTGGAGAAACTGAGGGAGGAAGGTTTTTCTGATGAGATTGTTGATGGCATTGATGCCATGACATGCAGAGATAACGAAGAGTACGATGATTATATTCATCGTGTAATGAACAACCCCATAGCCAGGCGCGTTAAGCTGAACGATCTGACAGACAACATGGATATCCGCCGCTGGAACGAGGTCCCCTATCACGAACTGGCACGCCTGCAGAAATACCTGAAAGCATATAAGCAGCTCACAGAATAG